The Methanoculleus thermophilus DNA window TCGGTAGATCTCAAACCCGTGGTGCTCCACCTCTGCGCGCTTTGAGCCGCGGAACTCGATCTCCCAGATGACGTCGCCGATCTTTGCGAGATCTCCCCGCTCCAGCGCCGGGATGAGGTCCATCAGGATGAGGTAGGACTTCAGTTCGCGGTCACGGTAGTCGAGAGTCCGCGCTTTGTTCATCAGGAGATCGAACTCCTTCTCCCCCGCCGATGAGGTCGTGGAGGTCGGAATGACGATGTAGACCTTTTTGCCATCGGCAAACGCATGCCGGTAGATAAGCGTCAGTTCATCGCCCATCACCGCCATACCGCCGTACGTGCTCGCGGCCGGCCCGACACCGGTCTCGAACCCGAACGCGACATTCCCGATCTCCGTCTCCTCGACGTAGTTGCTGCCGATGAGGACCCTGAGCTGGTCGCGGCTCAGCGGCGAACCCACTGCGGTATTGAGGGCGTTCGCGACGGCGACCAGGATGGTGCTCGTCGATCCGAGTCCCACGTGCTCGTGCTGGTGGTCGCGTGCACGGATCCTAAAACCGCCCTCATAACCGACGACCTTCCGGAAGACTTCCACAAAATGCCGAATGATCGGCTCACGAGCATAGTCGATCTCGATACCGGACTTTGTGCATTCGACCTCGGCGGTACAGTAGACCCCGATCGCAAAGCCGATCCCGCCGCCTCCGGGGCGGTCCGGGGAGAACCGGTTCATGTCGAGCACGGTGAGGTGGA harbors:
- a CDS encoding GHMP family kinase ATP-binding protein, yielding MPTMKIRGGDLDLVEYEFTSFSPGEHIRPCGLMKDYRLTPVSGTVVVRAPARIHLTVLDMNRFSPDRPGGGGIGFAIGVYCTAEVECTKSGIEIDYAREPIIRHFVEVFRKVVGYEGGFRIRARDHQHEHVGLGSTSTILVAVANALNTAVGSPLSRDQLRVLIGSNYVEETEIGNVAFGFETGVGPAASTYGGMAVMGDELTLIYRHAFADGKKVYIVIPTSTTSSAGEKEFDLLMNKARTLDYRDRELKSYLILMDLIPALERGDLAKIGDVIWEIEFRGSKRAEVEHHGFEIYRYMAALRDAGLEFVGMSSVGPSIAVITDRPEDEVKAILADAGLRVAIATTVDNEGLKVHLEERA